CAACGCGAACCGTCCCCTACGCCTCGCCCAGGCGTTCCAGCTTTCCGTGGGTGACGAGGTAGCGCTCGTCGGCCAGGGCGAGCAGCGGCCCGTCGGCCTTCACGTTGTCCGTGTACATGGCGCGCACGGAAAAGTCGCCCAGCAGCTTGTGCAGGCGGCTGATCTTCTCGGCGGCGCGGCAGTTTTCGCCCTCCAGGCGGCCGGTCGCGAGGTCCACGCGCGTGGCGACCAGGTGCAGCGCGCCCAGGCGCTCCGCGATGGGCGTCAGCATGAACTGCGGCGAGGCGGAGGCGATGACGAAGGGCAGGTCGCGCGGCCGCGTCCCGAACCACGCCCCGACCTTTTCGAGCGTCCGGGGCTCGTTCCAGAAGTCGCGCGCAAGGGCTTCCCCGTCGATGGCGGCGAGAAAGCGCAGAAAGACGCCCTTGCCGCGCGTGAAATCCCAGGCCTTCACGGCCATCATCAGGCCCGCTAAGGCCTGACGCGGCAGAAAGCGCAGCAGCGAAGGCTTCCTGCGCAGGCAGTAAAGCCAGAAATCGACGGTGGAATCCCCGTCGTAGATCGTGCCGTCAAAGTCGTAAACGTCGATGCGCATCGGGTCACTCCTTTCAGGGGCGCCGCCCCCACGCCCCCGAAAGGGCCGGTTTCCTGCGAAGCCCGCGCGGGCGGGCCTTACCCGGGGTATCCTGGGTTCAGTCCAGCATTTGCAGCCACAGGCTCTTGAGGTAGTGCGATTCCGGATAGCCGGCCAGCACCGGGTGGTCGATGTCCTGCCTGCGCAGGGTGATGACCCGCACCTGCCGGTGCAGGTCCTGCGCGGCGGAGAGCACGGTGTTTACGAACGTCTCCTCCGGCATGTGGTAGGAGCAGCTGTGCGTCGCCAGCACGCCGCCCGCGGGCAGCAGCCGCATGGCGGAAAGGGCGATCTCCTTGTAGCCGCGGCAGGCGTTGGCCAGGTTCGCCTTGGCCTTGGTGAAGGCGGGCGGGTCGAGCACCACCACGTCGTAATGCTCCTTCGCGCGCACCTGCTCGCGCAGGAAGTCAAAGCAGTTCTCGCACACGACGTTCACGTCGAGCCCGCCCAGCCGCGCGTTTTCCGCCGCGAGGCCGCAGGCATCCTGCGAGATGTCCACCGCCGTGACGGAGGATGCGCCGCCCACGGCCGCGTTCAGCGCGAACCCGCCGATGTAGGTGAAGCAGTCCAGCACGCGCGCGTCCTTTACAAACCGGCGCAGGAACAGGTGGTTCTCCTTCTGGTCGAGAAAGTAGCCGGTCTTTTGCCCGCCGAGCACGTCCACGTGCAGGGCGATGCCATTCTCGTGCACCACCGTGCGGCCGGGCTGCGGCCCATAGAGCACCTTCGTGAAGCACTCCATGCCTTCCTTTTTGCGGATGGCGTCGTCGTTTTGCAGCAGCAGCGTCTTCATCGTGGGCACGCAGTCGGTCAGCGTCTGCGCGATCACGTCGGTCCATCGCTCCATGCCCAGCGCCAGAATTTGCAGCACCACCACGTCCGCGAACTGGTCGCAGATGACGCCGGGCAGGCGGTCCGCCTCGCCGAAGATCAGGCGGCGGCAGTCCGTGCCCTCGCGGCGCATGCTCAGGTCGCGGTAGGAAACCGCCGCGCGCACGCGCCGCGCGATCAGCGCGTCGTCCACGGCCTCGCCCCGGTGGGTCAGCAGGCGCACGGTGATGAGCGATCGGCTGTTGTAAAAGCCCGTGCCGAGGTAACGCCCCCGAAAATCGACCGCCTGCACGAGGCCGCCGTCCTCAGGCTCCCCCTCCACGCGCTCGATCTCGTTGCCGTAAACCCAGGGATGCCCCTGCAAAATTTTTTTCTGACGCCCGTTCAGGACGTGGACAATGGGCATATCCGCCATGGAATGTCCTCCTTTGCGCTCGTATTGAATATGCGGTTCGCCCGCTAAAACGGAGATCCCCTTCAAAAAGCAGATCATTCTTTATGCATGTGTATCAGAAAGATTTATAGAGAGAGAAGATTTAACTCTGCTATCACAGGATATACCATGTCGGGATATCGCTGTTCATATTATGAAACCACTTTAAGACATTTTGATTCAGTTCCAAAATGGAAGCCAATCTATCCGGAGCAAAATATTTAGACCATACAATCGAAGTGATTGCACTGGCAGAAAGATAATATGCAAGGAGCTTCCAAAAATCTTCGGGGACGTGGTTGTCAAAATAACCGTTAATTTGGCCTGATGCAAAATAGGGGTATTCGATGCCGATTCGATTAAACTCGTACCATGGATCTCCGTAATTCTCAAAATCAACAGTATGCCAATCGATGACAAAAAGCTGCCCGCTTTTGGATTGAATTAAATTGCCCAAATGGTAGTCGCCATGATGATAACACTGCGGTCGCTTCTGAAGCATATGCCTGTTGGCGTCGATGTAATTTAAGACAATGTCGCTTCCCTCAAACAGGATGCCCTCCCTGCGAAACGCTTCCAGCCTTTCATCCATGGTGGAAAAATACCGCGTCTCCCAGTCAGAAATATTTTCTGGCGCATTCAGGGTATGGATTCTTCGCAGGATCCTTCCCGATTCTATCCCTAATGCATATTGCTTCTCTTTGGATAGTTTGGGTATCGTTATTTCGGCCTCTTCTCCGTCTATCCAGGACAATAAGGTATATACGCCCGTTTTGTTATTGCAGACGCCAAAGTCAATCGGCGACGGCATTGGGACATTCAAACGGAAAAGTTTTTTTATCAATTCGTATTCAGCTTTTTTTCGCTCAAATTCTTCATAGTCAGCTAGCCGCAATAAAAAGTGCTCTCCGTTTTTTGCGGTGACATAGTATTTTTTATCGCTTGACATACCCTTTTTAATGGGCTGAATGTCTTTAAACTCGGCCGCCATTGGAAGATATTTCAAATTCTTTACTCCTTCACAGGACAAATATCAGCATCCTTCTTTTCGATAGCTAAACTATATCATATTGCACGTTGCTTTTCCACTTCATTTCACAAGTTTCATATGGATAACCATTTGAAAAAAACAAGGAGCGTTTGGGATGCTTCCCGGCAATTCGTTTTTCCGCGAGCGGGTACCCTCTTGCGTATAAAGGAGCTGTATTTTTGTTTGCTGGAAATGTCCCAGGCCTTCCAAAATGGAAATCTACGCTAGGCAGGAAAACTTCTGAAATAAATTCTATTTCTATCGATATCATAAAAACTCATATTCGTAGCTCCCCAAGGACGCTGCACAGGCTCTTCGATAATTTCAACCCCCATTTCAAGTAGCTTCTGATATTCTGCCGCAATGTCTTTCACGGTAAAGGCTAAACTGATATTCTGATTGTCGTTATTCTTGTGTGAACCATCATTGTATATCGAAAGTTGTGTTTCTTCCCCTATTAATACTTGGTGTATTTCATCGTTGCTACCATTATCTATTCCTAACAATCGCTTATAAAAATTTGCAAGCGCTACCACATCGTTTGTGTTTAAGCTTACTTCGCCAATTCTCATATCTTCACGTCCTCAAATATCGGCTTATCTATTTCTTCTGCCAATACATTATACCATTCGATTGTAAGTTTTTCTATCTCGTCTCCGCTCCATACGAAATATATGAGGTAAACAAGAGGGCGCAAGCAACGGGTGCTTTCGCCCTCGCATAGTATGATATTTCCTTTCAAAGCCGTGGGAGTGCCGCTGCGCAGAAAAAAATCCCTCTCCCCCATGAGACATGTGAGAGAAGGATTTCTGTGCGGTTTCGGGCTGCGCGGCCTTTTCCGCGCCTTACAGCTCGATGAGCGAAACCATCACGACCGGGCGGCGCTTCGTCTTCTCGTACAGGAAGCTCTTCATCTGGCCCTGCATGAGCTGCACGCAGTCGGACATCTTCTTGTTCTGCGCCTTCATGCGGCGCACGAAGTCCACGGCGCGCTTTTCGCAGTCGCGCGTGATCTTCTGGTATTCGCTGTCGTACAGGAAGCCCATGGCGTGCACCACCGGCGGCGCGCTCAGCTCGCCGGTCTTGCGGTCGATCGCCAGCGCCACGGAGACCACGCCGTCGTCGGAGAGCAGCTTGCGCTCGCGCAGCACCAGGTTGTCCGGGTCGTCCACGCTCGTCGCGCCGTCGATGAGCACCGCCGCGCCGTTGGTGAAGCCCGTGATCGCGGCCTTACCCTTGCTGATCTCGAAGATGTCGCCGTTGCCGAGGATGAAGATGTTCTCCCACGCCATGCCCAGGGCGTTCGCGAGCTCCGCGTGCTGATAGAGCATGCGGTATTCGCCGTGCGCGGGGATCAGGTAGCGCGGCTTGACCAGCGCGTGGATGAGCTTGATCTCCTCCTGCGAGGCGTGGCCGGAGGCGTGCACGTCCGCCATGGCGGAGTAGTAAACCTTCGCGCCGCGCTTGTACAGCTCGTTGATGACCTTGTAGATCGGCTTTTCGTTGCCGGGAATGGGCGTCGCGGAGATGATGACCGTGTCGCCCGGCACGATTTCCACCTCGCGGTGCGAGGAGAACGCGATGCGGGTCAGCGCGGACATCGGCTCGCCCTGGCTGCCGGTGGAGATGACGACCACGCGCTCCGGCGGGTAGTTGTCGATCTGGCCAATGTCGATCAGCGTGTCCGGCTTCATCTGGATGTAGCCCAGGCTGTTCGCCGCGTTGAAGACGTTGAGCATGCTGCGCCCCACCAGCGCGACCTTGCGTCCGTGGCGCTCGGCGGCGGTGAAGATCTGCTGCAGCCTGTAGATGTTCGAGGAGAAGGTCGCCACGAAGATGCGGCCCTTGGCCCCCGAGAACATGCCCGCGAACGACTCGCCCACGTGGCGCTCGCTGACCGAGAAGCCCTTGACCTCGATGTTCGTGGATTCGCACACGAACAGCAGCACGCCCGCGCGCCCGATTTCCGCGATGCGCTGCAGGTTGATGATGCCCCCGTCGATGGGCGTGTAGTCCACCTTAAAGTCGCCGGAGTGCATCACGTAGCCCAGCGGCGTCTTGATCGCCAGCATCGACGCGTCCGCGATGGAGTGGTTCACGTGGATGAACTCCACCGAGAAGCAGCCCGCCTGGATCACGTCGCCGTCGCGGACGGTGTTCACGGTGCAGCTCTTGAGCAGCCCCGGCATGCGGTCCTCGATCTTGTACTTGACCAGCTCCATCGTCATGCGTCCGCCGTAGATCGGGGCGCGCAGCTCCTTCATCAGGTACGGGATGCCGCCGATGTGGTCCTCGTGGCCGTGGGTGAGGAAGATGCCGCGCACGCGGTCGCGGTTTTGCAGCACGTAGGTGAAGTCGGGAATGACGGCGTCCACGCCCGGCATCGTTTCGTCCGGGAAGGACTGGCCGCAGTCCACGATGATGATGTCGTTGCCGTACTCGTAGGCGGTCATGTTCTTGCCGATTTCGCACATGCCGCCCAGCGGGATCAGGCGCAGCGTCGCCCGCTGGGGGTGCACGCTCGCCTTGCTGGCCGATATGGCGGGCTTACGGCCCACCATTTGCAGCGTCGCGGAGATCGCGGGCTTGCCGCCCACCTCGATCGCGATGCGCCTGCGGCCGCCCTGGCGGGGGCCCTGCGGCTTCGCGGCGCCGGTCTGGCGGCTTCCCTGCGCGCCCGCGGGCCTCGCGGCGGGCTGCCGTCCTCCCCTGCCGCCCTGCGCGGCGGGCGCGTCCGGGGCGGCCTTCGCGCCCTGCGGCGCGGGATTCCTGCGGGGCTGCCTGCGGCCCTGCGGGGGCTGCGAGCCCTGCGGGGGCTGCACGTTTTGCGCAGGCTGTGCGGGCTGCGAACCCTGCTGGGGCTGCGAGCCCTGTGAAGCCTTTGCGGGCGCTGCGGCCTTTGTGTTCTGACCCTGGGCGGGGTTCTTGCGGGGCTGTCTGCGGCGCTGGCCCTGCGCGTTTTGCGCAGGCTGTGCACCTTGCGAGCCCTGCGAGGGCTGCACGTTTTGCGAGGGCTGCGAACCCTGCGAGGGTTGCGAACCCTGCGCGCTCTTCGTGCCCGCGGGGGTCTGCGCATCCTGCGCGGCCTGCGGATTGCGGCGCGGGGCCCTGCGGCGGCGCGGCTGCTGGCCCTCCTGGGCGCCGTTTGCGGCGGGGGTCTGCGGGTTCTGACGGCCTGCGGCCGGATTCTGATTTTCGTTTTCCTGATTGGGCATAGATGATTTCCTTTCTTTCAATGGGGCCGAGGCCGGGATGGTCAGCACCGGCGAACGGCATTTGGGTCACAAGAAAACAGGCCCCTGCCCGTGGCAGGCGCTTTCTTGCAGTATTCTCGCGGCGTGAAAACGGCCGCGTTTATATCCAGGACGGTCTTTCGCGCGGGGGCGTCGTGAGCGCGCGCCCGCGCGATGCGTCCGGCATAAACGTACATAGACATTTTATTATACACCGAAACAACTGGAAATACAACCGTCCTTGATTTTTTGTTGATTTGCGCGCGGTAGCATGAGGATGAAATCAACAAAAGGGTGTGCTTAACATGGACCAAAAAAGGAGATCCCATGCGCGAACGCTGCGCCGGGCCGCTGCGCTGCTGATTTTTTTGCTGCTCTTCATCCCCTATGTGATCGAGCAGAACGACGGGGTCGTCTTCACCCCCGTGGACGTGCAAAGCGAAAATCTGCCCGCGGCGTTCGAGGGCTTTCGCGTGCTGCACGTCTCCGACCTGCACGACAAGGACTTCGGCGCGCGCTTTGAGGCGATTGCCGGGCGCTGCGAGGCGTTCCGGCCGGACGCGGTCTGCATCACGGGCGACCTCATCGACACGGGGGACATGGAAGCGGCGCTCCGGTTCGTGCGCCGCCTTGCGCGCCTTGCGCCGGTTTACTACGTGCCCGGCAACCACGAGCGCCAGGTGGGGGCCGAGGTTTACGGCCGCCTGAAGGAGGCGCTGCGCGCGCTGGGCGTGCGCGTCCTGGAGGACGAGGCCGCTCTGATCGCGCGCGGCGGGGACGAAATCGCCGTCGTGGGCGTCCGGGACCCGGCGTTTGACGCGGACGGCGGCATTTGGGGCGAGACGGCCGCCTACGAGGCGCGCCTTGCGCCGCTGCGGGGCGACGCGCCCTTTGCGCTGCTGCTGGCGCACAGGCCGGAGCACTTCGACGCGTACGCCGCCGCGCGCTACGACCTGACGCTGTCCGGCCACGAGCACGGCGGGCTCGTCCGCTTTCCGCTGGTGGGGCCGCTGGTAGGGCTCAACCAGGGCCTGCTTCCCCGCTTCACCGCCGGGCTGCACCGCGCGGAAAACGGCATGGCCCTAAGCGTGAGCCGGGGCATCGGCAACAACCCCCGCTGGTCGCGGCGGCTGAACAACCCGCCGGAGATCGTGCTCGTCACCCTGCACGCGGGGCAAAACTGACCGTTGACGAATGGGTTCTGGTGTGCTATCGTTTTCATATACTACATATCGTGCGGAGGAAGACATGGCACAGACGCAGGTTCCCCCCAAGAATAGGCGCATCCGTGCGCGATATATCGTGCTGCTTGCCGCGGTGCTCGTCATCGCGGCTGTGCTGCTCTGGTTTTTCAGCGCGCACGGCCAGGCGCACTATCTGCTCATCGGCAAGGACAACTGGGGCCCCGTCGGCGAGGGGCGCAGCGACGTGATGATGCTCTGCACCCTCGACATGGACGGGCGCAGGGTCAGCATTACGTCGCTCGCGCGCGATTTAAAGATCGAGCTGCCGGGCAAGAATAAGCGCGAGGATAAGCTCAACACCGTCACGCACTATCAGGACGAGGCGGCGCTCGTCTCTGTGGTGGAGGAGCTCGTGGACCTGCCGATCGAGGGCTACATTTCGGTCAACTTTTCCAGCGTGGTGGAGATCATCGACGCGCTGGGCGGGGTCACGGTGAACCTCACCTCGCAGGAGGCTTCCTATTTAAAGCGGGTGGAGGGCGAATACTACCAGCACCCGCTGCACGAGGGCGACTGCTTTCTGAACGGCGCGCAGGCGCTGGCCTACATGCGCTGCCGCCAGCTCGACAACGACTTTGGCCGCACGGACCGGCAGGCAAAGGTGCTCAGCGCCCTGCTCAACGGCGCGAAGGAGATCGACCTTTCGCTCGCGCTGAGCGTGGCCGATACCCTTTCGCACGTTTACGTCACCAACCTGACGCCCGTGCAGGTCGCGGACGCGGTGCGAAACGTGCTGCACCTGCGCGGCGGGGAGTTTCGCAAATTCACCATCCCCGCGGAGGGGACGTTTAAATACGGCGAGGTGCGCGGCTCCTCCGTGCTCGTAGCGAACATGGAGAAGAACCGCGAGCTGCTCTACGAGTTCCTGGGCATTCCGGATCCGGCCCAAAGCGCCCTGCCGGAAGGCGAAAACTGAGCAGCCGGAAGCGGACGAGGAGGGTCGTTCTTGAACGAGGAAAAGAAAAAAATTTACCTGCGGGTGCTGCTGGACGTGGCGCTCACGCTCGCGGCGATCGGGCTTTTGTACCTAGGCGGGCCGCTGGCGCTGGAGATCATGACGCCGTTCATTCTGGCGTTCATCATGGCGTGGGCGTTCAACCCCGTGGTGCGCGGCCTTCAGCGCAAGCTGGGCGCGACGCGCAAGGTCTATTCCTTCATCATGGTGATTTTGTTTTACGCGCTGCTAGGCTTTCTGATCGTGATGTTCGGCAAGGTGCTCATCAGTCAGGTGATCGGCCTGGCGCGCTCGCTGCCGAGCATCCTGTCGCAGATGCAGGACACGTATCAGCAGCTCATGGAGCAGCTTCGCATGGTCATGGAGAAGGTGCCCGACCAGTACGCGGAGATCGAGGCCGAGCTGTTCACGGCCATCGACACGGCGTGGCAGTGGTTCAAGGGCGCGCTTTCCACGCTGCTCTCGCGCGCGGTGTCGTGGACGAGCAACGCGGCGATGCGCCTGCCGGAGCAGTTCATCTTCCTCACCGTGCTGGTGCTGGCGAGCTGCTTCATCACGGCGGACTACCCCGACCTGCGCGACCACATCAAAAACGGCATGACGCCCAGCACCCGCCGGAGCCTGCGGCTGCTGCGCACGAGCATCAAGACGGCGGTGGGCGGCTTCTTCCGCTCGCAGCTCATCTTCGCGATCGCGGACATGTCGATCATCCTCACCTTCTTCTTCTTCATGAAGGTGAGCTATCCCCTGCCCATCGCGCTGGTGCTCGCGTTCCTCGACTTCATCCCTTTCTTCGGCGCGGGCACGGTGATCGTGCCCTGGGGCGTCATCGCCCTGATCGTGGGGCGCTACAACATGGGCCTTCAGCTGCTCATTCTCTACGGCATCCTCTATACCCTGCGCCGCATCTTCGAGCCGCGCGTGCTCGGCGGGCAGGTGGGCTTTTCGTCCCTCTCCATGCTCTTTTGGATGTTCGCGGGCATGAAGGTCGCGGGCGTCACGGGCCTGGTGGTCGCGCCCATCGTGGGCATCGCGGTCACCAATTTCTGGCGAACGGGCATCTTCGACGGCTTCCGGCAGGATCTCCGCGTGATCGTCGCGGACGTGCGCTCGATCATCGCGCGGCCGCTGCCGCCGGAGGACCCGCCTAGGCCCGGGCGCAAAAACAAAAAATAACCGGCGCGGCCGGAAAACAGGTGCAGTTTTCGCTGGGTGCGGGGGCGTCGTCCCCTCGCGCCCGGCGTATTTTATTTAAGCGTCTCGGT
The genomic region above belongs to Beduinella massiliensis and contains:
- a CDS encoding haloacid dehalogenase-like hydrolase; protein product: MRIDVYDFDGTIYDGDSTVDFWLYCLRRKPSLLRFLPRQALAGLMMAVKAWDFTRGKGVFLRFLAAIDGEALARDFWNEPRTLEKVGAWFGTRPRDLPFVIASASPQFMLTPIAERLGALHLVATRVDLATGRLEGENCRAAEKISRLHKLLGDFSVRAMYTDNVKADGPLLALADERYLVTHGKLERLGEA
- a CDS encoding metallophosphoesterase, which gives rise to MDQKRRSHARTLRRAAALLIFLLLFIPYVIEQNDGVVFTPVDVQSENLPAAFEGFRVLHVSDLHDKDFGARFEAIAGRCEAFRPDAVCITGDLIDTGDMEAALRFVRRLARLAPVYYVPGNHERQVGAEVYGRLKEALRALGVRVLEDEAALIARGGDEIAVVGVRDPAFDADGGIWGETAAYEARLAPLRGDAPFALLLAHRPEHFDAYAAARYDLTLSGHEHGGLVRFPLVGPLVGLNQGLLPRFTAGLHRAENGMALSVSRGIGNNPRWSRRLNNPPEIVLVTLHAGQN
- a CDS encoding VOC family protein; its protein translation is MRIGEVSLNTNDVVALANFYKRLLGIDNGSNDEIHQVLIGEETQLSIYNDGSHKNNDNQNISLAFTVKDIAAEYQKLLEMGVEIIEEPVQRPWGATNMSFYDIDRNRIYFRSFPA
- a CDS encoding LCP family protein, with the translated sequence MAQTQVPPKNRRIRARYIVLLAAVLVIAAVLLWFFSAHGQAHYLLIGKDNWGPVGEGRSDVMMLCTLDMDGRRVSITSLARDLKIELPGKNKREDKLNTVTHYQDEAALVSVVEELVDLPIEGYISVNFSSVVEIIDALGGVTVNLTSQEASYLKRVEGEYYQHPLHEGDCFLNGAQALAYMRCRQLDNDFGRTDRQAKVLSALLNGAKEIDLSLALSVADTLSHVYVTNLTPVQVADAVRNVLHLRGGEFRKFTIPAEGTFKYGEVRGSSVLVANMEKNRELLYEFLGIPDPAQSALPEGEN
- the ytvI gene encoding sporulation integral membrane protein YtvI, producing the protein MNEEKKKIYLRVLLDVALTLAAIGLLYLGGPLALEIMTPFILAFIMAWAFNPVVRGLQRKLGATRKVYSFIMVILFYALLGFLIVMFGKVLISQVIGLARSLPSILSQMQDTYQQLMEQLRMVMEKVPDQYAEIEAELFTAIDTAWQWFKGALSTLLSRAVSWTSNAAMRLPEQFIFLTVLVLASCFITADYPDLRDHIKNGMTPSTRRSLRLLRTSIKTAVGGFFRSQLIFAIADMSIILTFFFFMKVSYPLPIALVLAFLDFIPFFGAGTVIVPWGVIALIVGRYNMGLQLLILYGILYTLRRIFEPRVLGGQVGFSSLSMLFWMFAGMKVAGVTGLVVAPIVGIAVTNFWRTGIFDGFRQDLRVIVADVRSIIARPLPPEDPPRPGRKNKK
- a CDS encoding class I SAM-dependent rRNA methyltransferase, which codes for MADMPIVHVLNGRQKKILQGHPWVYGNEIERVEGEPEDGGLVQAVDFRGRYLGTGFYNSRSLITVRLLTHRGEAVDDALIARRVRAAVSYRDLSMRREGTDCRRLIFGEADRLPGVICDQFADVVVLQILALGMERWTDVIAQTLTDCVPTMKTLLLQNDDAIRKKEGMECFTKVLYGPQPGRTVVHENGIALHVDVLGGQKTGYFLDQKENHLFLRRFVKDARVLDCFTYIGGFALNAAVGGASSVTAVDISQDACGLAAENARLGGLDVNVVCENCFDFLREQVRAKEHYDVVVLDPPAFTKAKANLANACRGYKEIALSAMRLLPAGGVLATHSCSYHMPEETFVNTVLSAAQDLHRQVRVITLRRQDIDHPVLAGYPESHYLKSLWLQMLD
- a CDS encoding phosphotransferase, whose amino-acid sequence is MKYLPMAAEFKDIQPIKKGMSSDKKYYVTAKNGEHFLLRLADYEEFERKKAEYELIKKLFRLNVPMPSPIDFGVCNNKTGVYTLLSWIDGEEAEITIPKLSKEKQYALGIESGRILRRIHTLNAPENISDWETRYFSTMDERLEAFRREGILFEGSDIVLNYIDANRHMLQKRPQCYHHGDYHLGNLIQSKSGQLFVIDWHTVDFENYGDPWYEFNRIGIEYPYFASGQINGYFDNHVPEDFWKLLAYYLSASAITSIVWSKYFAPDRLASILELNQNVLKWFHNMNSDIPTWYIL
- a CDS encoding ribonuclease J, which encodes MHPQRATLRLIPLGGMCEIGKNMTAYEYGNDIIIVDCGQSFPDETMPGVDAVIPDFTYVLQNRDRVRGIFLTHGHEDHIGGIPYLMKELRAPIYGGRMTMELVKYKIEDRMPGLLKSCTVNTVRDGDVIQAGCFSVEFIHVNHSIADASMLAIKTPLGYVMHSGDFKVDYTPIDGGIINLQRIAEIGRAGVLLFVCESTNIEVKGFSVSERHVGESFAGMFSGAKGRIFVATFSSNIYRLQQIFTAAERHGRKVALVGRSMLNVFNAANSLGYIQMKPDTLIDIGQIDNYPPERVVVISTGSQGEPMSALTRIAFSSHREVEIVPGDTVIISATPIPGNEKPIYKVINELYKRGAKVYYSAMADVHASGHASQEEIKLIHALVKPRYLIPAHGEYRMLYQHAELANALGMAWENIFILGNGDIFEISKGKAAITGFTNGAAVLIDGATSVDDPDNLVLRERKLLSDDGVVSVALAIDRKTGELSAPPVVHAMGFLYDSEYQKITRDCEKRAVDFVRRMKAQNKKMSDCVQLMQGQMKSFLYEKTKRRPVVMVSLIEL